A window of Thiocapsa bogorovii genomic DNA:
TCGAGCAGATCCTCGTCCAGGGCCAGGGTCAGGCGCCGGATGAACGGACTGTCGGTCGTCTGATCCTTCAGGAGCAGGACGGCATCGAGCTCGGTCCGGATCGCGTCGGCGAGCTGCTCCGGTTGCCGCCCGTTGCGCAGAAGCGTCTCGATGCCGCTGGTCTGAGCTTGGGCGAACGCGCGCGATCGGCTCTCCGCGTCGGCGCGCAGCGTCGGCTCGATCACGATGACCCAGTTCAGCGCAATCAGGGTCGTGAGTAGGATCCCGAGCAACGCGAAGATCACTGCGAGGTTGCGCTCGAGGGTGAGCGAAAACCGACGGCGCGCGGCGAAGGCCCTCTCGTTCATGCCGGACTACTCATAAAGGCGCGCCACCTCGAGGAAAAATGGCTTGAACCTCACCTCGGCACGTTTCGCCCGGGACAGGTTGACGAAGGGTAGGATTCGGTCGGCGACATGGATGCCCGCGACGGCGCCGGCCTCCACGTCACCCGCGAAGGGCGAGAAGACAACGGCGCGATGACGCTCCGACCACAGACGAAGCCGCTTGCCCCCGACATCCACGCTGGCGATGAAGATTCCGCCGAGGAGCGAATCGTCCGCATCCAACGCCTCCGCGCTCAGGGTCTTCACATTCAAGGGAATGTCGCGGATCCGGCCGATGGCACGAAGCGCCGTGGCGGCTTCTCGAGCGACAGTGTCGGACCCCTCGTAGGCGATACGGATCTCAAGCTTTCCGTCGGGCGCGCACCTGTCTTGGAGCGCTTCGACAGCGCCGAGTACGGCGGGGAAGAGCTTGAGTCCGACGCGAAACCGCTGCTCTTCCTCCTGCCACAGCGACTGGGTCCAGCCGCGTGTCGCCATGAGCCCGACACACACCAAGAGAGCAGCGACAAGACCCCGGCGGCTCACTCTTTGACGCGGCGTCATGACGTCGGCCCACGTCAAAAGCGGTAGCCGACGGACAACCACCAGCGCCGCCCCGGACGCGGATAGCCTTCCGGGTAGGGCAGGTTCACCCCGCCGAAGCTGGTCGGCAGGTCGGGGTAGCACACATCCTCGTCGGTCAGGTTCTTGACCCCGAGGTATGCGAAAAAGCCCGGCCCCTGTCGCTGATAGCTCAGGGTGAGATCCGCCATGGCGTACCCCGAGACCGAATCGCGCGGGTCGGATTCGGGGCGGCTTCGGTCGCCGACGTAGCGCAGCTGCAGCGCAGTGGTCCAGGCATCGAGCGGGCGCCAAAGGACGGCGAGATTGGCCAGCGTGTCGGTGCCTCCGGGCAACGGTCGGTCGGTGTCGCGCGAGACCGTGTCCACATAGGAGAGATTCGCATCGATCTTCACGCGGGCTCCGAGGCGGACCTCGTACTCCAGCTCCACACCGCGCAGACGCGCATCGGCGCTGTTGATAAACCCGTCGGCGTCGTCCCCGAAGACGATCGAATCGGCGAGATCGGACTGAAACAGGATAAGCCGCCCTTCCCAGCGGGGGCGCTTGAGGATATAGCCCAGCTCGTAGGTTGCGATCTCTCCGGCGCCGATCGACTCCCGGCCCGGATACTCCCGCTCGTAGAAGGTCGGCGGCCGAAACGCTTGGGCATATTGGAGCTTGAGGATGTTCGCCTCGTCGATGCGCCAGACTGCAGCCAGGCGCGGAGTCAGGAAGGCGCCGAGGTCGCTGTAGTCGTCCAGACGCAGGGCAGCCGTCACCGTGACCTGCTCGCTTGCTCGGATCTCGTCCTGAAGGATGAGGCTGAGAATGTCTCGGTCGAGTCCGGTATCCAACCAGCTCTGCGGAACCTCGAACGGCAGGTTGAACCAGTTCCAGCTCGCGCGGTTGACCCGCACTTGACTCGCCTCGAATCCCAGCAGGATCAAATGCCGGTCCCAACCGCGCCAGTGCAGATCCGCGGCCCCGAGGTAGCGTGTTTCCCGGTAATCCTGATCCATGTAGACCGGCTGCGGGTCGAAATAACTCGGCGGGAAGACATAGAGCTGATCGCGTGCGCGCTCGTATTGCAGCGACTCGAGCCGGATGCGCGCCTCCAGCGATTCCGACAGCACCAGGTCTTGGCCGATCTGAGCCGAGACATAGCGCTGCGCGGAGGTGAGTCGGTCCTCCGATGGCGGCAGGAAGTGATTGATGCCGAAATGGTCACCATAGTCGTCGTCCAGGATCTTGATCGCGAGGAAGGTCTTGCGCCAGCGCAGATCGGCGAAGGCCCCGAGATAGCGGCTTGCTTCGTTCGACGGCCCGGGTGCGTTGGAGAGCTCGGCCTGTCCGATCGCGAAGAGAGCATCCTCGGAGACGAGTACGCCGCCGTTGCCGGCAAGTCCAGCCAAGTTGATCGAGGCGCTCAGATCCCGCTCCGGGTCGCGCCAGTGCCAGATCCCGCCCCCGCCGGCATCGGCGCGCTCGTCGGCCCGGGCGAATATGGTGCGGTCGTCGTGCCGGGTGACGACGTTGACCACGCCGGCGAAGGCATACTCGCCATGCACCGAGGAGCCGGGGCCGCGGATGACCTCGATGCGTTCGATCTGCTCGATGGGGATGTTCAGGACCGGGTCCGCGGTGGCGAGCAGGGTCGCGTTCATCGACACACCGTCGAGCAGGAACTTGATGTTCCCCGAGGCATAGCCGAAACCCACCCCGCGGCTCAAAATCTGGCGCTCGCCCGTCATCTCGAGCCCTTGGCTGATGCCGGGGACCAGCGAGAGCGCCTCCCAGACGTTGCGCGCTCCGCGTGCGAGCATGTCGGATCCCGACAGGATCGTCGCCATTCCCGGGACGAAGTCCGCGTTCATTCCGCTGCGGGTCGCCAGCTCGGTTTCTTGGTCGAGGAGACTCAGCAGGTCGCCGAGCGGGACGTCCTCGGAACCGGGCTCCGGTTGCTTGCAGAGGGCTTCGCCGGCGGCCAGGATCATGACCAGCATCCAGACGGCGAGAGCGTGCGGCGCGACGGCTATCGGTGACGTTGTGTCGTACAAAACAGCCAGGCCTCCGAGCCCTCGGCGCAAGCGGCAATCCGTTGGTGCAACCGACGCGTTCGGCATCGGCCAGGTCCGTCGTGGTGCTAGTCCCGGCTGTCGCATGCCCGTAACCACGGGAGCGCCGGGACGGTGCGGACGGAGAACCCCTAGGACGTCGGCAGAAAACCGTCGGCCTTGAGTTTTCCGATCATCGCTGCGATCACCTCGCTGATCATGGTCTGCTCCGAGCTCGGATCCAAGGTGTCCGAGCGACCGGACCAGACCAATGTCGCGCGTCCCGCGTCGTAGAGATTGGTCTCCAGTCGAAGCGCGGGATATTTGGCGTAGTACCCCGGCGCAGTGACCTCGCTCAGGATGTGACCATAATACGGGTAGAGGCGGCCGTAAAGGCTCGGCACCACATGGGTGCGTCCACCGCTCGGGGCGGCATCCGGGTTCTCGCCGGCGAGGTAGGTGACGATGACCCCGTCGGCTCCGGATCGTCCGACCGCCTCCTGCACCGCCCGCGAGCGTCCGACGTCTCGATCGGAGAGCAGGGTATGCGCGGCCCGCGCCTGGACGCCGGTGCCTTTGAGCACCTCGACGAAATTGTCCTCGTAGGCGCGGCGTACGACCGGGTTGGTGGAGATGCCGAAGACGATCAGGTCGCGATACGGGGTCGGGGGTGTGTCGGGCGCGATCCAGGTCGTGCTCAAGGGCCCGGACGTGCAGCCGACCGTCAGCAGGGCGGCAAGGCCGAATGCGACGGCAAGCCGGATAGCGCGCATAAGCAGTAGCTCCGAGATCGCGAAAAGGTCCATCGGGCGCGGGAGTGTGCCCCGCTCCGGGCGGCAGGACAAGCTCAGTTCGCCCCGGCGTCCTTCGACTTGGTTGCCTTGGTGTCCGTGGCGTACTCGAAGGCGTCCGAAAACATGCGATCTCGGTCGAGCCCCGCGGCCTCGAACGCGACGCGCCCGGCCTCGACCATCACGGGCGGTCCGCTCATGTAGAGATCGAACCCGCTCGGATCCGGGTGATCCTCTAAGACAGCCATGTGAACGAATCCGGTGCGTCCCTGCCAATCCGGATCCGGCTCCGAGAGTACGGGTACGAAGCGGAAGGAGGGCAGTTGCTTCGCCCAGGTTGCCGGCAGATCGGTCAGGTAGAGGTCGCGTTGCGCACGCACGCCCCAATAGAGATCGATCGGGCGGTCGAGCCCGATATGGATCGCATGTTCGATCATCCCTTTCAGCGGCGCGAACCCGGTGCCTCCGCCCATCATAATGATCGGGCGATCCGAGTCCTCGCGAAGGACGAAGGTCCCCATCGGCCCCTGGATGCGGAGGATGCTCTTCTCGGGCATGCTGTCGAAGACGTAGGCGGTGAACTCGCCGCCCGGAACATGACGAACATGCAGCTCGATCTCCGCGTCGTCGTGAGGCGCATTGGCGATGGAGAAGGCCCGCCGGCGGCCGTCGCGGAGAATGAAGTCCAGATACTGGCCGGCGAGGAATTGCAGCCGTTGGTTCTCCGGCAGCTTCAGGAAGAGGCGCATGACGTCGTGATTGAGACGCTCCTTGCGCGCGACCCGACAGGGCAGGGTGCGGACTTCGATGTGCGCGACCGAGGGGACCTCGCGCACGCGCAACAGCAGGTCGGAAGCAGGCACGGCCTGGCAGGTCAGGCAGCTGTCCGCCGGTTGGCCTTCGAGCGCTTCGGTCTGCCCGCTCGGGTAGTCGACCCGGCCCTCGAGCAGGTGGACCGCGCAGGATCCGCACTTGCCGTCGCGACACCCGTAGGGCAGTCCGACGCCTTGGCGCAGTGCGGCAGCGAGGATGGTTTCGCCCGGCTCGACATCGAAGCGATGTTCCGCGGGGAGGGTTCGAATCTTGAATCTCATGTGCTGATTAAACCGCGTCCGGAGTGATTAGGCGATGGTTTTGGGTTTGCTGGGCCTCATCTACAACTGCGGCCGCAGTGGAGACGCGGTTTAATAATAATTTTTTCAATGGGTTGAGTCGCGTCTACCCCGGCGTATCGGGTGTTTTCGATTCCGGCGTGTCAGGTTCAACGCGGATCTGCACCTCGGACGCGATCCAAAGATCTTCGGGGATTTCACGCCGCTTTCGCAATGAGGAGGCAGGTCGGATGATGAATAAGCAGATCGTCGTCGGGTGCGGATATGTGGGCACCCGGCTCGCGCGCCAATATCGGGAGCAGGGTGAGGCCGTCACCGGCATCGTGCGATCCGACGCCGGGGTTGCTCGGTTGGAGCAGCTCGGCATCAAGGGCATACGCTGCGATCTCGCGGCCGAGGATCTCGGCGATCTCGGTCTTGCCGAGGCGCGAGTCTTTCATTTCGCGCCGCCGCCGGGGAGCGGGGTTCAAGATCCCCATACCCGGCATCTCGTCGAGGTCTTCGAGCGCTACGGGAATCCGCGTCGTGTCGTCTATATCAGCACGACGGGCGTCTACGGCGACTGCGCGGGTGCCTGGATCGACGAGACGCATCCGGTCGCACCTGTTGCCGCGCGTTCGCAACGGCGCCTGGACGCAGAGGAGACGCTGCGTAGCTGGAGCGCGGCGAGCGGCCGGGATCTGGTCATCCTGCGCGTGGCCGGGATCTACGGCCCCGACCGATTGCCTCTCGAGCGGATCCGGGCGGGGACACCCATGGTGAGGCCGCAGGATGCGCCCTACACCAACCGGATCCATGTCGACGACCTGGTCACGGCCTGTATCGCGGCGATGGAGCGGGCGCCGTCGGGTGCGCTCTACAACGCCTGCGACGGCCACCCGAGCACCATGACGGACTACTTTCTCGACGTGGCTTCCGCGGCCGGGCTGCCGAACCCGCCCTTGATCAGCCTCGAGGAGGCCGCCGACCGCCTCTCCGAGGGCATGCTCTCCTATTTAAGCGAGTCACGTCGTCTGCGCAACGATCGACTCCGCGAAGAATTGGGTCTGGTCCTGCGCTACCCGTCGCTGGCCGAGGGGCTGCGCGGGCTCTTCTGAGCGTTCGGCGTGTGCGTATCCTCGAACGCTTTTGGCGGCTATGATTCGGCCCTGCATCGCACGCCGCCGTGGCGGCGGTGCATCCCGGTCGGGCGAGTCGCTCGGATGATCTTCGTTCGTGCCGCCCGCTCGACTCTCCGGTGCTCGGTTCGATCTCGAGCCCCGGCACGATCCGACCCGACAATCCATAAGGAGCCATCGATGACGCGTTCAAATCGACAAGTGCCCGCAATGCTCGCCGCCCTGCTCGCAACCGCAGTCTTCGCATCCCCCGCCAGCGCGTTGGAGGAGGCGGACTTCAATTACGACTCGACCGAGGACCTTTATCAGATCTGCTCGGTTGCAGCGGATGCCGACGGGTATACGAGTGCATCTCTAGCCTGCCGTGCCTTCCTCGAGGCGACCGTCCAATATCACGACGGCGTCACGGCCCGCAACGGATTGAAGCGCTTGATCTGTTATCCCCAAGGCGCCACGATCGGAGATGCCCGCGAGGCGTTCGTTGCTTGGGCGAAGGCCAATTCCGGGAACGCCGAGTTGATGGGCGAGCAGCCCGTGAAGGGCGTGGTCCGCGCGCTTGCAGCCAAGTATCCTTGTAAGGGTAAGAAGTAGGTCTTCAATCGATCGAGCGTCGGCTCGATGTCCTGCAGTCTCGGAGATTCCAAAGATGAAAATCACCACAGTTACGGCCGCGTTTGCCTGTGCTGTCCTGCTCGTCGGATGCGGCAGCACAACCACCTCCCGTGTCGCGACGGGGACCGGTATGGGCGCAGCCACCGGAGCAGCCATCGGATCCTTCAGCGGCAACGCCGGTCGCGGCGCGCTCATCGGTGCCGGCGTAGGCGCCTTGGGGGGAGTGCTGGTCGACGAGCATCAGCGCGGAAGTTTCAGCAACAATTGATCCGGAGACCCGATCGACCGAGCCGTTCGTCGGTTCGGTCGGCGTTCCCTCGGCCTCACCCTGCGTGTGCAGCCGGCTGCGAACCGGACGGTTGAACACCCCGGTGCGGGCGACCCCGAGGGGCGATCGGGGGTATCGAGGGATCCGCGCTGGGTTCGGCGCCTGGATCGGGGCGGATCCGCAGCAATCGGCTTGCTGTTCCGGGGTTTGTCGCGATGATGGGTCAGGCCTGCTTTCCTGGTCGGTCATCCCCGGGCATCGGGTTCCCGCGCAACGAATCGTCACGATTTCGTCAAGCAAACGGAGTTGACGCTTCGCACACGATCCACTAGCTTTCATCAGGAATCAATCGCAGCGCGTACGGGATTTCGGCGCACGACATGGAGCAGGTATCAGGCGTAGGAGCTCGGCCCCACGCACGACGGTTGCGGTGTCGTCTCCTCGGGCGCGGCTCGGGTGCTCGACGAGCTGCCGTGCCGGATCCGGGCTCACTGCATAGATCCCCTCTCCCGTGCCGTGGATATCCGCGCGGGTTCGGGTTTGCGTTACCCGCTGTCGAGTCGGCTTGTGTGTTGGCAACTCGGCAGTCTTGGCTCGACCAACGCACACCAGCATGAGAGACAGCGATGAGGATCTACGTAGGAAACCTGACCTATAGCGTGACCGACGACGACCTTCGGGACGTCTTCGGACAGTTCGGCGAGCTCGCGGC
This region includes:
- a CDS encoding CDP-6-deoxy-delta-3,4-glucoseen reductase, which gives rise to MRFKIRTLPAEHRFDVEPGETILAAALRQGVGLPYGCRDGKCGSCAVHLLEGRVDYPSGQTEALEGQPADSCLTCQAVPASDLLLRVREVPSVAHIEVRTLPCRVARKERLNHDVMRLFLKLPENQRLQFLAGQYLDFILRDGRRRAFSIANAPHDDAEIELHVRHVPGGEFTAYVFDSMPEKSILRIQGPMGTFVLREDSDRPIIMMGGGTGFAPLKGMIEHAIHIGLDRPIDLYWGVRAQRDLYLTDLPATWAKQLPSFRFVPVLSEPDPDWQGRTGFVHMAVLEDHPDPSGFDLYMSGPPVMVEAGRVAFEAAGLDRDRMFSDAFEYATDTKATKSKDAGAN
- a CDS encoding TonB-dependent receptor plug domain-containing protein, giving the protein MYDTTSPIAVAPHALAVWMLVMILAAGEALCKQPEPGSEDVPLGDLLSLLDQETELATRSGMNADFVPGMATILSGSDMLARGARNVWEALSLVPGISQGLEMTGERQILSRGVGFGYASGNIKFLLDGVSMNATLLATADPVLNIPIEQIERIEVIRGPGSSVHGEYAFAGVVNVVTRHDDRTIFARADERADAGGGGIWHWRDPERDLSASINLAGLAGNGGVLVSEDALFAIGQAELSNAPGPSNEASRYLGAFADLRWRKTFLAIKILDDDYGDHFGINHFLPPSEDRLTSAQRYVSAQIGQDLVLSESLEARIRLESLQYERARDQLYVFPPSYFDPQPVYMDQDYRETRYLGAADLHWRGWDRHLILLGFEASQVRVNRASWNWFNLPFEVPQSWLDTGLDRDILSLILQDEIRASEQVTVTAALRLDDYSDLGAFLTPRLAAVWRIDEANILKLQYAQAFRPPTFYEREYPGRESIGAGEIATYELGYILKRPRWEGRLILFQSDLADSIVFGDDADGFINSADARLRGVELEYEVRLGARVKIDANLSYVDTVSRDTDRPLPGGTDTLANLAVLWRPLDAWTTALQLRYVGDRSRPESDPRDSVSGYAMADLTLSYQRQGPGFFAYLGVKNLTDEDVCYPDLPTSFGGVNLPYPEGYPRPGRRWWLSVGYRF
- a CDS encoding glycine zipper family protein, with product MKITTVTAAFACAVLLVGCGSTTTSRVATGTGMGAATGAAIGSFSGNAGRGALIGAGVGALGGVLVDEHQRGSFSNN
- a CDS encoding Rap1a/Tai family immunity protein, whose translation is MTRSNRQVPAMLAALLATAVFASPASALEEADFNYDSTEDLYQICSVAADADGYTSASLACRAFLEATVQYHDGVTARNGLKRLICYPQGATIGDAREAFVAWAKANSGNAELMGEQPVKGVVRALAAKYPCKGKK
- a CDS encoding SDR family oxidoreductase; amino-acid sequence: MMNKQIVVGCGYVGTRLARQYREQGEAVTGIVRSDAGVARLEQLGIKGIRCDLAAEDLGDLGLAEARVFHFAPPPGSGVQDPHTRHLVEVFERYGNPRRVVYISTTGVYGDCAGAWIDETHPVAPVAARSQRRLDAEETLRSWSAASGRDLVILRVAGIYGPDRLPLERIRAGTPMVRPQDAPYTNRIHVDDLVTACIAAMERAPSGALYNACDGHPSTMTDYFLDVASAAGLPNPPLISLEEAADRLSEGMLSYLSESRRLRNDRLREELGLVLRYPSLAEGLRGLF